GGACGCTCTGAACGCCGTTTCGGTACGAGACGTTTTCGGCTGGTTCACCCACGCCTTCCCAGACATCTTCTTATGTCAAATGCTCTAGGCGTACGCGACGGGCCATGAAGTTGTTCCTGGCTCTCGTTATCGTGGCGCTGCTTGCCCTCGGCTTGACCGGCTGCGTGAACAGCTCTTCTTCACCTTTTTCTCCGCCTGGTACCAACAGTGGTGGGGTCAATGGCAGCATGGTTGAGCTCGCTGTGCCGCAGGGAACCACCCGCACGGGCACGGTTACCATCAACTACGGTCCGGTACCCACGGGCACGCCGCTGATCTGGAGCAAATCCAACGAAGCCGCGGCCCAGAACCCTGATCCCAACGTCATCTTCGTCTCCCCCGAAGGCATCACCTACACCGTTCCAGCACGGACCTTTACCACCGGCCCTTCCCACACCACCACCGTGAACGTGATGGTGCCCTCCACTGTTGCCGCTGGCATGCGCTCCACGGTCATTCTGGACCTGACGCGCACCGACGTGCCTGCAGTCCCCCGACCTGTCGCTTTCGTCATCACCGTGACGGGCTCCTAAAGCATTTGTCATAATAATAGCATGATTCCTGCAGGGAAGACGCCTGCGGACTACAAGCGGGTCACGACCACCAACGCCAGAATTGGGACGTTGGAGAGCAGACAGGCGTACCGCGCCGCCTTTATGAGAGGCTGCCGTTGTGTCGTGCCCCTGTCGGCGTTCTACGAGCCGGACGGCACCCACACTGCCAAGAAGGGCGAGCGTAAACGGTGGCACCGCCTGACACGTCCGTATGGACTGCCCCTCCTCGCTGCTGGCCGCTGGGAACTCACCCAGACCGATGACGGTCCATTGGAAACCGTGACGGTGGTGACGCGAGATCCGGTGCCGGGCCTTGAAGGGGTGCATGACCGGATGCCCGCCCTCCTCATGACCGAGGACCTGCAGACCTGGCTGCACGGCCATGCGCAAGAGGCCCGGGAGGTTGCGATGACGAGCTGGCCGACGGGCTTTCTTTAGTGGACGACCTCCTGAGCCATAAGTCAGGGACGGAGTAGCTCTATTGTGACTTCTCAGCACAACAATGGTTTTGCCACGGGTGTGCTCAGCGCCCCTTGCCTACCCTGACCACACCCGTGGCCGTCCATTCACCTATCGAGCGCACGGTTGGATGGGAGGTGGGCGAGGGGCGGAACCGGGAAGTTGTTTCCCAGTTCCGCCCCTGCCTGTTCGCCGCTTCTCGTGCCCGGTGAGGGTCAGGGGGTGGGCTGGGCCACACCGGAGATGGAGACGGCGACCGGCGTGGTGCTGATGTTGGTGGTTCCGTTGCCCAGTTGTCCAACGATGTTAAAGCCCCAGGCCTGGACCGTCCCGTCGGCCTTCAGGGCCAAGCTGTGATTGCTCCCGGCCTGGAGGCTGACCACATCCGTGAGGCCGGAGACGGTGACCGGCGTGCTGCGGTTGGTGATGGTTCCGTTGCCCAGTTGCCCGGAACTGTTGGAGCCCTATGCCCGCACGGTTCCGTCCGCTTGCAGCGCCAGGCTGTGGGAGGTGCCCCCGCGAGGCTGACCACGTTCGTGAGGCCGGAAACGGTGACGGGCGTGCTGCGGCTGGTGGTGGTGCCGTCGCCCAGTTGTCCGGTGCGGTTGTCGCCCCAGGCCCGCACCGTGCCGTCTGTCTTCAAGGCCAGGCTGTGGCCCCCTCCCCCGGCGATACTGGCTGGTGGGGCGGAATCTGGACGATGATGCCTGGCTTTCGTACTTCCAACTCTGTGCCCGACATGCCCTGTGTAACACGCACCTGCTCCGGGAGTTACGCTTCCTCCACGAACAGCTGGAACAAGGCTGGGCTGGGGAACTGCGGACCGCACTCCAAGGTGTCTGCCATCAACACAAGGCGGCCACTCTCACTC
The sequence above is a segment of the Deinococcus hopiensis KR-140 genome. Coding sequences within it:
- a CDS encoding SOS response-associated peptidase family protein: MIPAGKTPADYKRVTTTNARIGTLESRQAYRAAFMRGCRCVVPLSAFYEPDGTHTAKKGERKRWHRLTRPYGLPLLAAGRWELTQTDDGPLETVTVVTRDPVPGLEGVHDRMPALLMTEDLQTWLHGHAQEAREVAMTSWPTGFL